The following DNA comes from Pseudomonas sp. Tri1.
GAAGTTCTCCGCGCTGCTGCGCACCACATGCCGGGCCGTGGCGGCACCGCCGGTGAAGGCGATCTTGCGCACCAGCGGATGGCGGGTGAGGGCGGCACCGGTGCTTGGGCCGTAACCGGTGACGACGTTGACCACGCCAGGTGGAATCCCCGCTTCCAGGGCCAGGCGCGCCAGTTCCAGAACGGTCGCCGAGGCGTGCTCAGACGGTTTGATCACAATGGTGTTGCCCGCCGCCAGTGCCGGGGCGAGTTTGATCGCGGTCAGGTAAAGCGGGCTGTTCCAGGGAATGATCGCCGCGACCACGCCCATGGCTTCGTGCACCGTGTAGGCAAACAGGTCCGGCTTGTCCAGCGGCAGGGTACCGCCTTCGAGTTTGTCGGCCAGGCCGGCGGTGTAGTGGAAAAACTCCGGCAGGTAGCCGACCTGGCCACGGGTTTCGCGGATCAGCTTGCCGTTGTCGCGGCTTTCCAGCTGGGCCAGTTGTTCTTTGTTCTCGGCGATCAGGTCACCCAGGCGTCGCAGCAGTTTGCCGCGAGCGGTGGCGGTCAAGCCACGCCAGGCCGGGCTCTCGAAGGCAGCCTGCGCGGCTTGTACGGCGCGCTCGACATCGGCTTCGTCGGCATCGGGCAATTCAGCCCAGGGCTGGGCCAAAGCCGGGTTCAGGCTTTCAAAAGTCTTGCCGGAAAGGGCATCGACCCATTCGCCGCCGATGCACATCGAAAAACGTGCGAGTGTCATGCAACGATCCCCTTTATCTGGTTGTGTCGGGCGCTTGCCGTGTCGAGAAACTCCAGCAGCAACTGGTTGACCAGGCGCGGCGATTCTACCGGCATCATATGCCGCTGCTCGGCGAGTACGGCAACGGTCGCGCCAGGAATTCGTTCGGCCAGTTGCCGGGCCATTTCCGGCGTCGAGCCGGGGTCCAGTTCGCCGGTGGCGATCAGCGTTGGCACCTGGATGTTGCCCAGGTCGTCGGCGCGGTACATGTCCTGGGTGGCGAACAGTTCATAGGTAGTCAGGTAGCCCTGGGGATCGTTACCTGCCAGGGTCTGGCGCAGCGCGGCAATCTGCGCCGGGTTGGCCGCCTGGTATTCGCGACTGAACCAGCGCGATAGTGCGGCTTCGGCATTGGCGTCCGGGCCATGTTCGGCGGCCTGGGCGGTACGGGCAATGACTCCGGCGCGCTGCTCGGCGCTGCGGTTGAATACACTGTTGAGCACCACCAGGCCGTGCAGGCGTTGCGGGTAATGCAAGGCAAACGCCCGCGCCACCAGGCCGCCCATGGAAAAGCCGATCACCGTCGCCTGGGGCAGTTGCAAGTGATCGAGCAGCTCCAGCAACTGATCGGCGTAACCCAGCAGGGCGGTGCCGCTTTCGGGGCGCGGGCTGGCGCCGTGGCCGAGCATGTCGTAGGCAATGACACGGTATTTCGTGGCCAGACCAACGACCTGGCCGCCCCACATTTCTTTGTTCAGGCCCACACCGTGGATCAGGACCACGGGCTGGCCTTGGCCAGTGGCCAGGTAACTGGTCCCGGCCGGGGTGAGTTCAGCGGTGAGCCGAATCATGAAGCGCTCCTGCATGCCTTTTTATTGTGGTTACCGAGGCTGGATTACTGCGCATTCTCGGCGGCCAGTTCTTCCAGATCGATGTAGCGGTTGCCGATACGCGGGTGCAGGCGACCGCCATCGGCACAACCGAGCACCACGACGATTTCGTCAGCGCGCGGGGCGTCTTCGATCTGCATTTCCAGGGTGATGTAGTGCGAGCGCAGGCCTTCGTCGTCCTTGTGCATCATCGGGATCTGGATCGACGTGCCTGGGCCGCCGCGTTTGTTGGTAAAACTCAGGTAGCTCTTGGCCTTGACCGCTTCGCGGTAGTGGTTGCCGAAGCGCAGGGTATGGATCACGGCGGAGGCGTGCTCGATTTCACCGTCGGCGCCCACCACGGCGGCCTTGCCGTAGGCTTGGATTTTTTCCGCGCCGCCGATGATGCCCACCAAGCGTTCGACCATCAGGGCGCCAAGGTCGGAGCAGTTGGCGCGGATTTCCGGTTTCAGGTCTTCAACGAAGCCACGGCCCAGCCAAGGGTTTTTCATCACCACCGCCAACCCGACCATGGTCACCGGCTTGTCGGTAGCCTTGCCGCCTTCGATAAAGGTTTCTTCGACATAGCTGACGATCTTGCGAATTTCGAAACTCATGAGCTGCTCCGTAAGAGGTGGAAATTGGTTTGTGCGTATGATGGTATACCATAATACTGCTAGCGCAAGTGGCGGTTTTGAGTTTGTGCGTGGGAAGGCGACAGAAGGCCGCCCTGGCCAGCAGGTAGCCGTGGCAGGGGGATTCGGGGGATTTGAAGGGCGAGGGTATGGCGCCCGGAATTATCCGGGCGCCATGGCAGAATCAGCGGCGTTTGCCAAATACTGTTTTCGGCGACTTGCCAAAGAACCGGGTGAATGCGGCGCTGAAATTATTCGGGAATTTGTAGCCTACCTTGTAAGCCGCCTGCGCGACCTGGCAACCGCTTTCAAGCAGTGTGTAGGCCTTGCGCATGCGGATCTCGTGAAGCATGCGGTGTGGCGTGGAGTTGAAACGGTAATGCAGGCCTTCCTTAAGCTTGAATTCATTGAGCCCGACCGCGGCGCACAGGTAGGGAATAGTCAGCGGCTGGTCCATCTGCTCGATCATGATGTCGCGTGCCTGGTCGAGCTTTTCAATGTCGCTGGCGCTGAATTGAGGGTTCTGGAGGCACGTGGGCGGGCTCAGCAGTTTCAGCTGTTCGGACAGCAGGCAGAGGGTGTGGATGTGCATGTCCAACGCACCGGTCGCACCCTGGTTGAGGTATCTGGCCAGGGCGGTGGCGTGGCTGGCGCTGGTGGCCGAGGTTTTCTGGAAGGCCAGTTGGCGCACATTGCCGTTGCCCAGTAGCTGGCGGGTGCGCTGCTCGCCGATGTATCGGTTGAGCATGCCTTCACCGATCAGAAGCCGGAGCTGAGAAACGGTCGTGCCGGCTTCGTAGCACCGCTCGCCCAGGCTTAACTGGAACGAGGTGATGGTGGTGTAGCCGGCTCGGAACGACACCGCCGAACCATCGGCGCCCTTGTATCCGGAGTCGCCTTGCATACCGAACGTGATGACCAGCATGTGCCGATTGTGCGGGCTGACGGTTTCCTCGATCAGATTCCGCGTGGGCCGGTAGCGCGAGCGCACCACCATCAGGTCGTTATCGACGAAATAGCGCTCGGAATAGCACTCGCCCAGTTCCCCCGGCAGTTGCTGGCGCGTCCAGCCACAGGGGTCGTTACTGATCAATCGCGAGTGCGTTGGCGCAACTCGATACGACTGGGAAATCTTCTGTAGGGCCGCCACTTTTATTGTCCTCCTTGGTTGACTCTGGCTTGCATATGGATTGATCCAGATTCCATATGAACTACATGATAACTATTCGCATTAATCAATACCATGTTTGCATCTCAACTGCTATCGCAAGAACGAGGCAGTCGCTGATTCATTGATGGGGAGTGCGATGGTCAAGCCTGTATTCAAAGCCAGCGGTTATACGTTATGCGTCGGCTGCCTGGGCGTGGCCGTGAATGTGGCGGCGCAGACCGAGCTGGCTGCGGTTACTGTAACGGCGAACAAGATCGAGCAGCCTCAGGAAGCAGTTCCTGCCAGTTTGTCGGTTCTGACGGGCGAGGACCTGCGCAAGGGCGGTATCAATGACTTGGAAGACCTGGCGCGGGCCACTCCCGGTTTTACCTTCCAACCTTTTGGCCAGTCGGGCACCAACCTGCCGGTGGTGCGCGGCCTGACTGCCAGCCCTACGGCGTTTTCTTCCTCGATGTTGATGTTGGTCGACGGCGTGCCGACCCTGATGGGGCAGGGCTTTGACCACGACCTGCTGGGGGTGGAGCGCATCGAAATCCTGCGCGGGCCCCAGTCGACCCTGTATGGCCGCAACGCCGAAGCCGGCGTATTGAGCCTCCACACTCGCCAGCCCGAAGCACTGCCCTATGCCCGGATCGACGCCGGTGGCGGCAGCCGCGACGAGCGCACCCTGGGCGTTGATACCAGTACAGAGCTGCTTCCGGACACGCTGTACGCCGGGGTTTCCGGGCAATGGCAGGCGCGCGACGGCTACATTGACAACGACTGGCGCGGCGGGCGGGCCGATGATCGCGAACGTCACAGTGCTCGCATGGTGTTGCGCTGGACGCCGACCCTGGCCACGGACGTCAACCTGCGCTACAGCCGCCAGGACTATCGTGACGCTGGTGCCCAGTGGGGCCTGGCGGACTCTTCCCGGCGCCAGGTGCGCTCCGGCACCTCGAGCTGGAACCACTCCAGCGGTCGCAGCCAGTCTTTGGACGTGCTGCATGAGTTCGAATCGGGCCTGAAGCTGCGATCGATCAGCGCACGCAATGACTTCTACGACCGGGTAAGCCAAGACACCGATTTCCAGCCTGCCGACCGGTTCCACGTAGGCCGTGATTACCACTTCAATACCTTGTCCCAGGAGTTTCGCCTGGAAGGCCAATGGGACGAGAACCAGTGGCTGCTCGGCGTCTATGCCGACCATGATGACCACGACCTGTCTTACCAGCAGAAACTGCCCGTCGGCCTGTCCCGCACGGATGTGCAGTTGGGTGGCAACACCACGGCGTTGTTCGGCCAGTGGTTGATGCCCTTGTCCGAGCTCTGGACCCTGACTCTCGGCGCCCGCGTCGAACAGGACAAAGTGCGCATCGATCCCCAAGGCGGTAGCCAACAGAGCCAGGCATGGCAACGCTTTACCCCCAAGGTCTCGCTGCAATACGAGTGGCAGCCGGATGCTTATCTGTACGCCAGCTATGCCGAAGGTTTTCGTGCTGGAGGTTTCAATGCCTTTTCCAGCGCCGCCAATTACCCCGGTTATGACCCGGAGAAGGTCAAGACTTATGAGGTCGGCGCCAAGGGCTGGCTGGACGACAGGCGCCTGCGTTATTCGGCGGCGCTGTACTGGATGGACGTGCGCGACATGCAAGTGCAGCAGATGCTCCAGCCAGGCGTGGTGTACATCACCAACGCGGCATCGGCGCACTCCACTGGGATGGATCTCGAAGCCCAATATCTTCTCGCCGACAACTGGACGCTGGTTGGTTCCGTGGGCCTGAACCGCACCCGTTTCGAGCGTTTCAGTGACGGCACCAATGACTACCAGGGCAATCGCAACCCCTACGCCCCTGACTTCACTGGCCATCTGAGCCTGCGCTACGACGCCCCCGCCGGTTGGTGGACCCAGGGGGGCGTGGACGTGGTTGGCAAGACCTATCTGGACTCGGCCAACCAGTACAGCCGTGGCGGCTACGGCTTGCTCAACCTCAATGCCGGTTATGACTTCGACCAGTACGGCATCAGTGCCTACGTGAAGAACGCCGCCGACAAGCGTTACGACGCCGTCGGCTATTTGAACGGCACCGCACGGGTCTACAGCCCGCCAAGGGAAATCGGCCTGCGTGTGAGCTATGAACTGTGAGCTGCGAATGATGAATGGAATCGACCTGGCAACACCGCATCCCCTGCAACCCTACTGGGACTTGACCCTGGCCGGCGTGCGCGCCGACGCCCTGCGCATTGCGCTGGAATGGAAGCTCTTCAACTTGCTGCAAGTGCCTGTCACGGCGCAGACCATTGCCCGGCAGTTGCAACTCGACCCGGTCAACACCGGTTACTGGCTGGAAGCGCTGTGGAGCATGGCCTTGCTGGTGCGTGACCAACAGCAACCGCCGCGCTACCAGAACGCTGCCGTGGCCCACGACTACTTGCGCGCCGAGGCTCCGGACTACTGTGGCGATGCCTGGACGTTCCGCCTGCGCGGGCTTCGGCATTTCGGTGGGCAGTTGGGTGATCAGGTTCGAGCGGGGCAGCCCAGCGGACAGGCGCCGAACGTGGCGACCACTATCGAGAACTGGACGGCCGCTGCGCGTTTGCAACTGGCCCAAGAGCAACGGGCCGTCACGGTGGAGGTGGCGTTGCGCTTGATGGCAGGGATTCCCGAGTTCGCCCATGCCCGCCGATTCCTGGACCTGGGGGGCGGCCCAGGGCTGGTCGCGATTGCCTTGGCCCGGGATAACCCGATGTTGAGCGGCGAGGTGTTCGATTTTCCCCAGACCGTCAGCGTGGCGGCGGAAAATATCCATAAGGCCGGCCTCCAGCAACGTCTCTCGGTCCGCGGTGGGGACTTGGCAAGCGATGACATCGGCGAGGGTTATGACCTGATCTGGTGTTCCTCGGTGTTGCACTTTGTCCCGGACCTGGCCGCGAGCCTGGAGAAAATCCACGGGGCGTTGCGTCCTGGCGGCGTATTGGTCAGCGCCCATGCCGAAGTCCCCCTGGACCCGGACCTGGCCAGGCGGGTCATGCCTTACTACCTGTCGATGCAGATGCTCGGTCGCCAGGTCACCCACGCCGGCGGCCTGGCCGAGGCATTGACCCAGGCTGGTTTCGTCGATATCGACCATTACCCTGAAGTGGCTTTTGCCGTCGCGCCGGTGGCGGTGCAAGTGGCGCGTCGGAGCGGCTCATGAAAAGCCAGGAAAACGCTCGCATGTGGCGTCTGCAATGGCTGTTTGGCTGGCTCCATTTCGTCCTCGCGGTGCCCAGCATC
Coding sequences within:
- a CDS encoding alpha/beta fold hydrolase; protein product: MIRLTAELTPAGTSYLATGQGQPVVLIHGVGLNKEMWGGQVVGLATKYRVIAYDMLGHGASPRPESGTALLGYADQLLELLDHLQLPQATVIGFSMGGLVARAFALHYPQRLHGLVVLNSVFNRSAEQRAGVIARTAQAAEHGPDANAEAALSRWFSREYQAANPAQIAALRQTLAGNDPQGYLTTYELFATQDMYRADDLGNIQVPTLIATGELDPGSTPEMARQLAERIPGATVAVLAEQRHMMPVESPRLVNQLLLEFLDTASARHNQIKGIVA
- a CDS encoding amino acid synthesis family protein encodes the protein MSFEIRKIVSYVEETFIEGGKATDKPVTMVGLAVVMKNPWLGRGFVEDLKPEIRANCSDLGALMVERLVGIIGGAEKIQAYGKAAVVGADGEIEHASAVIHTLRFGNHYREAVKAKSYLSFTNKRGGPGTSIQIPMMHKDDEGLRSHYITLEMQIEDAPRADEIVVVLGCADGGRLHPRIGNRYIDLEELAAENAQ
- a CDS encoding AraC family transcriptional regulator — encoded protein: MAALQKISQSYRVAPTHSRLISNDPCGWTRQQLPGELGECYSERYFVDNDLMVVRSRYRPTRNLIEETVSPHNRHMLVITFGMQGDSGYKGADGSAVSFRAGYTTITSFQLSLGERCYEAGTTVSQLRLLIGEGMLNRYIGEQRTRQLLGNGNVRQLAFQKTSATSASHATALARYLNQGATGALDMHIHTLCLLSEQLKLLSPPTCLQNPQFSASDIEKLDQARDIMIEQMDQPLTIPYLCAAVGLNEFKLKEGLHYRFNSTPHRMLHEIRMRKAYTLLESGCQVAQAAYKVGYKFPNNFSAAFTRFFGKSPKTVFGKRR
- a CDS encoding TonB-dependent receptor, with protein sequence MVKPVFKASGYTLCVGCLGVAVNVAAQTELAAVTVTANKIEQPQEAVPASLSVLTGEDLRKGGINDLEDLARATPGFTFQPFGQSGTNLPVVRGLTASPTAFSSSMLMLVDGVPTLMGQGFDHDLLGVERIEILRGPQSTLYGRNAEAGVLSLHTRQPEALPYARIDAGGGSRDERTLGVDTSTELLPDTLYAGVSGQWQARDGYIDNDWRGGRADDRERHSARMVLRWTPTLATDVNLRYSRQDYRDAGAQWGLADSSRRQVRSGTSSWNHSSGRSQSLDVLHEFESGLKLRSISARNDFYDRVSQDTDFQPADRFHVGRDYHFNTLSQEFRLEGQWDENQWLLGVYADHDDHDLSYQQKLPVGLSRTDVQLGGNTTALFGQWLMPLSELWTLTLGARVEQDKVRIDPQGGSQQSQAWQRFTPKVSLQYEWQPDAYLYASYAEGFRAGGFNAFSSAANYPGYDPEKVKTYEVGAKGWLDDRRLRYSAALYWMDVRDMQVQQMLQPGVVYITNAASAHSTGMDLEAQYLLADNWTLVGSVGLNRTRFERFSDGTNDYQGNRNPYAPDFTGHLSLRYDAPAGWWTQGGVDVVGKTYLDSANQYSRGGYGLLNLNAGYDFDQYGISAYVKNAADKRYDAVGYLNGTARVYSPPREIGLRVSYEL
- a CDS encoding methyltransferase, whose translation is MNGIDLATPHPLQPYWDLTLAGVRADALRIALEWKLFNLLQVPVTAQTIARQLQLDPVNTGYWLEALWSMALLVRDQQQPPRYQNAAVAHDYLRAEAPDYCGDAWTFRLRGLRHFGGQLGDQVRAGQPSGQAPNVATTIENWTAAARLQLAQEQRAVTVEVALRLMAGIPEFAHARRFLDLGGGPGLVAIALARDNPMLSGEVFDFPQTVSVAAENIHKAGLQQRLSVRGGDLASDDIGEGYDLIWCSSVLHFVPDLAASLEKIHGALRPGGVLVSAHAEVPLDPDLARRVMPYYLSMQMLGRQVTHAGGLAEALTQAGFVDIDHYPEVAFAVAPVAVQVARRSGS